The Paenibacillus sophorae genome has a segment encoding these proteins:
- the selD gene encoding selenide, water dikinase SelD gives MSLAEPIKLTSLSSKGGCGCKIGPADLMQVLRNLPKSVPNPDLLVGLETSDDAGVYRLSDELALVQTVDFFTPIVDDPYSFGQIAAANALSDIYAMGGKPLTVLNIVAFPISTLDKSILADILRGAADKVSEAGATLVGGHSIDDKEPKFGLAVTGLVHPDKVRTNSAARPGDKLILTKPIGVGILTTSIKKSQLSPEETVRLTAVMSTLNKTAAEVMSSYEVHACTDVTGFGLLGHASEMAKGSGNGLVIRREAVPVLPRVRELAQQGFVPGGTRNNYAHLEGSIIYPESLDQIDRYILCDAVTSGGLLISVAGHDSEALLSDLAAAGVEAAIIGEVTAEHPGQITVL, from the coding sequence ATGTCTCTTGCCGAACCTATTAAACTAACCTCGTTATCCTCCAAGGGAGGCTGCGGCTGCAAAATCGGTCCCGCCGATCTGATGCAGGTTCTCCGAAATTTGCCGAAATCGGTGCCGAATCCCGATCTACTGGTCGGACTCGAAACAAGCGATGATGCGGGAGTGTACCGTCTAAGCGATGAGCTGGCGCTGGTGCAGACGGTCGATTTCTTTACGCCGATTGTTGACGATCCATACTCATTCGGCCAAATCGCCGCTGCCAATGCATTGAGCGATATCTACGCCATGGGAGGCAAGCCGCTGACCGTGCTTAATATCGTCGCATTTCCCATTTCCACACTGGATAAGAGCATTCTGGCCGATATTCTTCGCGGCGCCGCGGATAAGGTAAGCGAAGCGGGCGCTACGCTGGTAGGCGGCCATTCCATCGATGACAAGGAGCCGAAATTCGGCCTTGCCGTCACCGGACTCGTCCATCCAGACAAAGTGCGGACCAATTCCGCCGCGCGTCCAGGGGACAAACTAATCCTCACCAAGCCGATCGGGGTTGGCATTCTGACAACCTCGATTAAGAAAAGCCAGCTGTCACCCGAAGAAACAGTACGTCTGACAGCGGTCATGTCCACACTTAACAAGACGGCGGCAGAAGTCATGAGCTCGTACGAAGTCCACGCCTGCACGGACGTAACAGGCTTCGGCCTGCTCGGACATGCCTCGGAAATGGCCAAGGGAAGCGGCAACGGACTCGTAATCCGCAGGGAAGCCGTTCCGGTGCTGCCGAGAGTCCGCGAGCTGGCGCAGCAGGGCTTCGTTCCAGGCGGAACCCGCAACAATTACGCCCATCTGGAAGGCTCGATTATTTATCCGGAATCGCTGGATCAGATCGACCGCTATATTTTATGCGATGCCGTCACCTCGGGAGGGTTGCTGATCTCCGTTGCCGGGCATGACAGCGAAGCGCTGCTGAGCGATCTGGCAGCCGCAGGAGTCGAAGCCGCAATAATTGGAGAAGTTACCGCCGAGCACCCGGGGCAGATTACTGTCTTATAA
- the mnmH gene encoding tRNA 2-selenouridine(34) synthase MnmH, translating to MFQDITLEQLRALQDRKQMTIIDVRSPSEYRDSTIPGSLNIPLFDDKERAEVGTLYKQTSVHAAKDRGLELVSAKLPGFIRKFAEIPGDKTVFCWRGGMRSRTTATLLSLMDIHVNRLTGGYKAYRKWVVESLESYAFKPHSYIIHGNTGTGKTALLHRLQHNSYPVLDLEGIAGHRGSIFGQVGLQANNQKTFDSLLLEKLITLEHSPYVLFEAESMRIGKVVMPPFMGLQKETGTQLWIEMPLESRVAQIMEDYRPEEHQEEILTAFRRIKSRIHVPIAAEIDRSLVSGNFENAVLLLLEHYYDPKYDYTSLLYGQPEKVTFKVNHLDEAEAAVTAWLRERHPESLNRGNGSCLTNWTASNA from the coding sequence TTGTTTCAGGATATTACACTCGAACAGCTTCGGGCGCTGCAGGATCGTAAGCAGATGACGATCATTGACGTCCGTTCCCCCTCTGAGTACAGAGATTCTACGATTCCGGGCAGCCTGAACATTCCGCTGTTCGACGATAAGGAAAGGGCAGAGGTCGGTACGCTGTACAAGCAGACGAGCGTTCACGCGGCCAAGGACCGCGGGCTGGAGCTTGTCTCAGCCAAGCTCCCGGGTTTCATACGGAAATTCGCGGAAATCCCCGGGGACAAGACAGTATTTTGCTGGAGAGGCGGCATGCGGAGCCGGACGACGGCGACCCTGCTTTCCCTGATGGATATTCACGTCAACCGCCTAACCGGCGGGTACAAAGCCTACCGGAAATGGGTAGTAGAGTCGCTGGAGTCTTATGCTTTCAAGCCGCATTCCTATATTATTCACGGCAACACCGGGACCGGAAAAACGGCGCTGCTGCACCGTCTTCAACATAACAGTTATCCTGTGCTTGATTTGGAGGGCATCGCGGGACACCGCGGGTCGATTTTCGGACAGGTCGGACTCCAGGCGAATAATCAAAAGACCTTTGACAGTCTGCTGCTGGAGAAGCTGATCACGCTTGAACATTCGCCATATGTGCTGTTCGAGGCGGAGAGCATGCGGATTGGCAAGGTAGTAATGCCGCCGTTCATGGGCCTGCAGAAAGAGACGGGCACTCAGCTGTGGATTGAAATGCCGCTTGAATCCCGGGTAGCGCAGATCATGGAGGACTATCGCCCAGAAGAGCATCAGGAGGAAATCCTGACAGCATTCCGCAGAATTAAGTCCCGCATTCACGTGCCCATCGCGGCGGAGATTGACCGGAGTCTGGTATCAGGAAACTTCGAGAACGCGGTCCTGCTGCTGCTGGAGCATTATTATGATCCCAAATACGATTATACCTCCCTATTGTACGGCCAGCCTGAGAAGGTAACATTCAAAGTAAACCATTTGGATGAGGCGGAAGCGGCGGTGACCGCTTGGCTGCGGGAGCGCCACCCTGAGTCTTTAAATCGGGGCAATGGAAGCTGCCTTACCAATTGGACAGCATCTAACGCATAA
- a CDS encoding AraC family transcriptional regulator, producing MNPDHYQFEVGINLHPGEGELTVLFSGEGSPKPGHKVGPSVHDYYLIHTVLSGEGVFVNEGHKYLCQAGDTFLIMPGSLFSYESDRQTPWQYVWAAVQGDGASRLLKEAGFSQEKPVLKGADPSALHSFYRRIKHSFKQSPFPELESLEASGWLRLLIHRLGLASRDLRDTAAQHSEMIDRQVEQAKRWISLQYHQQLGISQMASSLGYHRAHFSKAFKERTGLSPKQYLMKIRMDKAKELLESRVLTIDEVSSSVGFNDALYFSKQFRNWCGQSPSEYRSGFMR from the coding sequence ATGAATCCCGATCATTATCAATTTGAAGTCGGCATTAACCTGCATCCCGGCGAGGGAGAGCTGACCGTTCTTTTTAGCGGCGAAGGCAGTCCCAAACCAGGCCACAAAGTCGGCCCATCCGTCCATGACTATTATTTAATTCATACCGTGCTTTCCGGTGAGGGTGTGTTTGTAAACGAAGGGCATAAATATTTATGTCAGGCAGGGGATACGTTTCTTATTATGCCGGGCAGCTTGTTCAGCTATGAATCGGACCGGCAGACGCCTTGGCAGTATGTGTGGGCGGCGGTCCAGGGAGATGGTGCTTCACGGCTTCTTAAGGAAGCGGGATTTTCACAGGAAAAGCCTGTGTTAAAAGGGGCTGACCCCTCGGCTCTCCATTCTTTCTACCGGCGGATTAAGCATTCTTTCAAGCAATCACCCTTTCCCGAGTTGGAAAGCCTGGAAGCATCGGGCTGGCTGAGGCTGTTAATCCATAGACTAGGACTTGCGAGCAGAGACTTGCGGGACACGGCCGCTCAGCATTCGGAAATGATTGACCGCCAGGTGGAACAGGCCAAACGATGGATTTCGCTTCAGTATCATCAGCAGCTTGGCATCAGCCAGATGGCTTCCTCTCTCGGGTATCACCGGGCCCATTTCTCCAAAGCTTTCAAGGAACGGACCGGGCTATCCCCGAAGCAGTATCTGATGAAGATCAGGATGGACAAAGCAAAAGAACTGCTGGAAAGCAGAGTCTTGACGATTGATGAAGTGTCATCGTCCGTCGGCTTTAACGACGCGCTCTACTTTTCCAAGCAGTTCCGTAACTGGTGCGGCCAGTCTCCAAGCGAATACCGCAGCGGGTTTATGCGTTAG
- a CDS encoding alpha-glucosidase/alpha-galactosidase has translation MSKITFIGAGSTVFAKNVLGDSMATPALQGFELALYDIDTRRLSDSENMLLNLKQSGGSTCEIKAYTDRKEALRGAKYVINAIQVGGYDPCTITDFEIPKKYGLRQTIADTVGIGGIFRNLRTIPVMLDFAADIREVCPDALFLNYTNPMAVLTNVMNTYGGVRTVGLCHSVQVCVPHLFEHLGIEQEGVQAKIAGINHMAWLLEVTKDGKDLYPEIKRRAAEKQKEPHNDMVRYEIMQKFGYYNTESSEHTAEYHPYFIKRNYPELIDRFQIPLDEYPRRCVEQIGRWEHMREELVNNRNLEHERSHEYASYIMEAIETNIPYKIGGNVMNTGLITNLPREACVEVPCLVDRSGIQPTYIGNLPPQLAALNRTNINTQLLTIEAAITRKKEHIYHAAMLDPHTAAELSMDDIVSMCDDLIAAHGDWLPDYN, from the coding sequence ATGTCTAAAATTACATTTATCGGAGCAGGAAGCACGGTTTTTGCCAAAAATGTATTAGGAGACTCCATGGCTACACCAGCGCTACAAGGGTTTGAGCTTGCGCTGTACGATATTGATACCCGCCGTCTGTCGGATTCCGAGAATATGCTGCTCAACTTGAAGCAAAGCGGCGGCAGCACCTGTGAAATCAAAGCCTACACCGACCGCAAAGAGGCGCTGCGCGGAGCCAAATACGTCATCAACGCGATTCAGGTGGGCGGATACGACCCCTGCACTATCACTGACTTTGAAATCCCAAAAAAATACGGCCTGCGGCAGACGATTGCCGACACCGTCGGTATCGGGGGGATTTTCCGCAACCTGCGCACCATTCCCGTTATGCTCGATTTTGCCGCGGATATCCGTGAAGTGTGTCCGGACGCGCTCTTTTTAAACTATACGAACCCGATGGCCGTGCTCACGAATGTGATGAATACGTACGGCGGTGTCCGGACGGTCGGCCTGTGCCACAGCGTGCAGGTATGCGTTCCGCATCTGTTCGAGCATCTGGGCATCGAGCAGGAAGGTGTGCAGGCGAAAATCGCCGGGATTAACCACATGGCATGGCTTCTGGAGGTTACTAAGGACGGCAAGGACCTGTATCCGGAAATTAAAAGACGCGCCGCCGAGAAACAAAAGGAACCGCATAACGACATGGTCCGCTATGAGATTATGCAGAAGTTCGGCTATTACAACACGGAATCGTCGGAGCATACGGCGGAGTATCACCCGTACTTTATCAAGCGGAACTATCCCGAGCTGATCGACCGCTTTCAGATTCCGCTGGACGAATATCCACGCCGCTGTGTGGAGCAGATCGGACGCTGGGAGCATATGCGCGAGGAGCTGGTGAACAACCGCAATCTGGAGCATGAGCGCTCCCATGAGTACGCGTCATATATCATGGAAGCCATCGAGACGAACATTCCGTACAAAATCGGCGGCAACGTCATGAACACCGGCCTCATCACCAACCTGCCAAGGGAGGCTTGCGTGGAAGTGCCATGTCTGGTGGACCGCAGCGGAATCCAGCCGACCTATATTGGGAATTTACCGCCTCAGCTTGCAGCGCTGAACCGCACAAACATCAATACCCAACTCTTGACCATTGAAGCGGCGATAACGCGCAAGAAAGAGCATATCTATCATGCGGCGATGCTCGACCCTCATACAGCAGCAGAACTGTCCATGGATGACATTGTCAGTATGTGTGATGATTTAATTGCTGCTCATGGAGATTGGCTCCCCGACTATAATTGA
- a CDS encoding DUF2935 domain-containing protein → MDEFVARSLDEIRFWSRIMKEHSLFLGLGFRAEDTGLKNEANQFYAIFEDIERRSHEFQIGTDPHTIKNFNTEVSIAATKIWAFKRMVLGLILQCKLPGQTNFPLLVDHISREANYFRNRLDELNTGRLEPLPDAIIDENVFFLKIMADHAKFISHLLDPSERKLVDQAREFSNDFDKLVFQAIDLSSMRPQSQTVPLLSQFVDENLVSVKSLRDFKKTARDLIDECRIKSIIHPLLADHVFREAERFLFILDMFDQALSGAKVNKREILH, encoded by the coding sequence TTGGATGAATTCGTCGCCCGGTCATTAGATGAAATACGATTTTGGTCCAGGATCATGAAGGAGCATTCATTGTTTCTTGGGTTAGGATTTAGAGCCGAGGATACTGGGCTTAAAAACGAAGCAAACCAGTTTTACGCGATTTTTGAGGATATTGAGAGAAGATCCCACGAATTTCAGATCGGCACAGATCCTCACACAATCAAAAATTTCAATACAGAAGTGTCTATTGCGGCAACTAAGATTTGGGCGTTTAAAAGAATGGTGCTGGGCCTGATACTGCAATGTAAACTTCCCGGACAGACAAACTTCCCCTTGCTGGTGGATCATATTAGCCGGGAAGCCAATTATTTCAGAAACCGCTTAGATGAGCTTAATACAGGGAGACTCGAACCATTACCCGATGCGATTATCGATGAAAATGTCTTTTTCTTAAAGATTATGGCCGATCATGCCAAATTTATTAGTCATTTGCTTGACCCATCTGAACGGAAATTGGTCGATCAGGCGCGGGAATTTAGCAATGATTTTGATAAACTGGTGTTCCAGGCGATTGATTTAAGTTCTATGCGTCCACAATCTCAAACCGTTCCACTGCTAAGTCAATTTGTTGACGAAAACCTTGTTTCTGTAAAATCATTGCGTGATTTCAAGAAAACAGCACGTGATTTAATCGATGAATGCCGGATAAAAAGTATTATTCATCCTTTATTAGCGGATCATGTATTTCGCGAAGCCGAACGGTTCCTCTTCATTCTCGATATGTTCGATCAAGCCTTATCGGGTGCTAAGGTAAACAAAAGGGAAATTCTGCATTAA